Part of the Marinitoga hydrogenitolerans DSM 16785 genome, GCTATAACTTCTCTATCTAAACCTTTCCCATCATCTTCAACGGTAATAACAACACCGTCGCCTTCATGCCAGGCGGATAATTTGATTGTACCAATTTTAGGTTTTCCTTTTTTTATTCTCTCATCCACAGGTTCAATTCCGTGGTCTATAGAATTTCTAATTAAATGAATTAGTGGATCACCTATTTCATCAACAACTGTTCTGTCGAGTTCGGTATCTTCACCTTCAATAACTAAATTTACTTCTTTTCCAAGTTTTTTTGCGGTATCTCTAACAACCCTTGGGAATCTATTAAAGACAAAAGCAATTGGAATCATTCTAATTTTCATTACGATATTTTGCAAATCTAAAGTAATTCTGCTTAAATTTGCTAAACTTTCATCAACATCTTTTATTTCATATTTTCTTAATGTTTCAGTTATTCTGCTTCTTGAAATAACTAATTCAGCCATTAAATTCATTAATTGATCTAATTTTTCAATATCAACTCTAACAGATTGAAGTTGAATTTTCTTTTTTGGTTCAGAAGATTTTTCAACAGAAACATTATTTTGATTATCAACATTATTTTTAGGTCCTTCGAAAATTTGTTGTTGCTTTTCAAAATCGGAAGGTTCAAATTCATTAACAGCAACACTTTCTACTTCGGAAATGCTAAATAGACTTTCTCTTAAATCATCTGCTGGGATATTAATTATTACACCCAATTCTATTTCTAGATCGAATTTTTCATCTTCAATATCTTGTGAAGAAGGATTTGTGTATACAACTTCCCCACCTAAATCATCGATTTTATGCAAAATCATAAAAGCTCTAGCAGCTTTTAATTGGACATCTTTATTAAAGCGTACTGTAATTAAAAAGAAATTTAGATTTTTCTCTTTAGCAGTTAAATAAAGATTTTTTAATGATTCTCTTGTAATATCATCAAGATGTGAAAGCTTTTCAGATGACTCTAAAGGAAGAGATTCTTTGTTTTTTTCTTTATCGGCTTCATTTTTTTTAGTTATAGTATCTGTATATTTCTCAAGAACAGAAATTAAATCATCTAAAGCATTCAAATCACCTTTTCCACCATTAGAAATATCAGCTATACTTTCTGTCAGAGCATCAAGTGTTTTAAAAAGCAAATCAATTAAGTCAGAATCAACTTTAGTTTCCCCTTTTCTAATTTTATCCAGAATATTTTCCATTCTATGAGAAACTTTAGCTATTTTATCAAAGCCCATTGTCCCAGCCATACCTTTAAAGGTATGCATAACTCTAAATATTTCATTTACTTTTTCTAAATTTTCTGGGTTATTTTCTAATTCTAACAGCTCTTCATTTAATCTTTGTAAATTTTCATTAGCTTCTTCAATAAAAACATTCAAATAAATATCCATTTCTCCCATAAAAAAACCTCCTATAAAAACAGTTTTAATAATCTTATTAGCGAATAATAAGCAGATTTTTCTCTAATCATAGCTCTATTTCCGGAAAATATCTTTTTTTCAATTATTATTTTATCATAAATTTTGTTATAAAATCCGAAAAACACTGTGCCTATAGGATAATTGTAGGAATTCTCTGGGCCAGCTATTCCGCTTATAGATATTGAAAAATCTGTATTTAAAAGTTGAGCAATATTTTTTGACATAAGTTCAACAACTTCTGAACTTACTGCACTATATTTTTCTAAAATATTCTTGTCAACATTTAAGATTTTATTTTTCGTTTCGTTAGAATATGCAATTATGCTTCCTTTATAAACTTTTGAGGAACCTGGTATATCAGTTATCAACTTTCCAACTAAACCTCCGGTACACGATTCAGCTGTAGAAATTGTTTTGTTTTTAAAAGATAATTTTTCTACAAGATTTTTTATAAAATGGTTTGGGACGATATTTTGAGAGAAATTTTTTTCAATGAAACAAACGATATCATTTATTTTTTCTGGATTGTCTTTAAATATTATTGAAGGTCCAATAGCCAGTTCTAATTTTGTCGAATATTTAATATTTTTTAGTTTTTTTTCCAGTTTAGACATTAGTTGCGATTCAGTAATATTATAAAATTGGATTTTTTTTACAGGAATCTTTTTAGCATCGAAATTAGAAAAAATTTCATTTAAATATTTTTTAAACATAGGGATAGCCTCATTTGGGGGGCCAGGTAATAAAATATAATGTTTGTTATTTTTTGTTAAGTATAATCCTGGAGCACTACCTATATCATTTTTTAGTATTTTAGCATTTTCAAATAATAAAGCTTGTTTTTTTATAAATTTGTTTGGCGTTTTCCCGAATTTTTTATATCTAGCAATAATATTATTATAAATTTTTTCATTAAGAACTAACTTCTCATTTAGAAATTCGGCAACAACCTCTTTAGTAATATCATCATTTGTAGACCCAAGGCCACCAGTTATTATTATTACATCATTATTTTCAAAAAGAAATTTTAAAGAAGATAAAATATCATCTTTTTTATCACTAACATTAATATGGGTAGATACTTCAAATCCCATAGAATATAGAATATTAGAAATTTCTTTTGATGTAGTATTTAGTATATCTCCCTCAACAAGTTCATCGCCAGTGCTTAAAATAGAAATTTTAATATAAACCACTCCTAAAAAATTCTTATATATATTTTACCACAAAAAAAGTTCATTTAGAAATTAAAACAATGATACTTTTAGATTTAACAACATAATAATTGGAAACTTTTTGAGGAAAATCAAGGAAATCATTTGGAGATTCAAAGTGGGTATCAATTACACGAAACCAATTTTTATTATGTAATACAGGGAGTTCAAATTTCAGTTCTTTTTCATAAAAATTAAGTGCAATATATACATCGTTATCAGGTGGAAGACTTTGATCTACAAAGTCTATACCGCTTATCATAAAAGCTAAAGATTTAGAATAATGAGAAAAATCAGGTTGATTTAGTTTAACACCATGCCACGTAATGTCAGGTATTCCGTCACCAGAATAATCTTTTCCTGTAAAAAAATGTTCTCGTCTTAAAGTATGATGAGATTTTCTAAAGTTTATTAATTTCTTAACAAATTTAAATATATCAGAAAAATCTTCTTTTCTTTTCCAATCAACCCAATTTTTTATTGTATCTTGACAATATGCATTATTGTTTCCATATTGTGTTCGACAAAATTCATCACCCATATATATCATTGGCGTACCTTGAGAGATCATAAGGATAGTAAAAAAATTTTTTATCTGTTTTTTTCTAATTTTTATTATATTTTCATCATTAGTTTCTCCTTCTATACCATAATTAAAACTATAATTATCATTAGAACCATCATTATTTTTTTCTCCATTTTCTTCATTGTGTTTTTCATTATAGGAAACTAAATCCCACAATGTAAATCCGTCATGTGAAGTTATAAAATTTACACTAGCAACAGGAGATTTGTTTCCGTATAAATCTTCGCTTCCAGCGATTCTACATGCAATTTCAGCAACTAACCCTTCATCACCTCGAACAAACCTTCTTACAGAATCTCTAAATTTTCCATTCCATTCCGCCCATCTTTCAGGGAATGCACCTAAAAAATATCCACCAGCAGCATCCCAACCTTCTGCAATTAATTTGGAACCAAAAATTACAGGATCTTCAGCAATATCTTTCAACAATGATAAATCGCCTATCCAATTGCCATGTGGATCTCTTCCTAGTATTGAAGCTAAATCAAATCTAAAACCATCAACATGCATTTCAGTAACCCAATATCTTAAACTATCAATAATAAGATTTTTAACAACAGTATGATTACAATTAAAAGTATTTCCACATCCAGAATAATTTTCATAATATCTTTTATTCTTATTTAATATATAATAGACAGGATTATCTATACCTCTAAAAGATAAAGTTGGTCCTAATTCGTTGCCTTCACCTGTATGATTATATACAACATCTAAGATTACTTCAAATCCTTCTTTATGAAGGGTTTTTACAAAATCCTTAAATAAAAACACCTGTTCACCTATTTTTAAACCATTAGAATAATTTCCAGTTACAGCAAAAAAACTTAAAGGATTATATCCCCAAACATCTTTTAATCTTTCGCCAGTTATAGGATTATTTCTAATAATTGAGTTAGGATTAAATTCGAAGATGGGCATTAATTCAATGGCATTTACACCTAATTCTTTTAAGTGGTATAACTTTTCAATAATACCATCAAATGATCCTTTTGATTTCACATTGGAATTTGGATTCATTGTAAACAATCTAACATTTAATTCATAAATAACTAAATCTTTCAAAGGTATTCTTGGATGTATATCATCTTCCCAATCATAAACAGAATCATCTATAACAATTGATTTCGTAGGACTTTTTGCAGAATCGATAGTAGAGAAAGATAAATCTAAAAGAGGAGAGGTTTTATCATATCCATAAACACTATCTTCATCCCAATTGTATGAACCAGAAATTGCTTTAGCGTATGGATCAGATAATAATTTATATTTATTAAATCTTAAACCATTTAAAGGGTCATAAATTCCATCCACGCGCCAACCATAAAATTGACCGTGTTTTACATTATGAATATAAATATGCCAGATATTACCGGTTTTGTTTTTTATTGGATCTAGTTCAAAAATATGAGAGGGTTCCTCATCATAAAAGTTTTGATATAATTCCAAAATAACTTTTTTACCATTCTCAGTAAAAAGAGCAAAATTTGCTCCTCCGGAGTCAACAGTAACTCCTAATTTTGGATAACCTCGCTCAGTTTTTAAAAAAAGAGATTTTTCTGGATTTTCATAATAAAAATAAGTTTCCATTTTATCATCTCGTTATTTTTTATTTTCTAATGCTTTTTTCAAAGCCTTTTTTACTTCTAAATCCTCTTTTCTTAATTCATTTATTAGATCACCAATTTTCCAATTGACATTAGTTTTTGTAGTAGTTGCAAAAATAATTCTCGGTAAGTCATCAACATTTTTTATTGTTTTCATAATTTTATTTATTTCATCGCTATTAAAACCATTTAATATAATAACAGGTGTATCTTTTACTTCATCATACATATTAACAACCTCCAAAATATATTTATATAATATATTATATCACAAAATTATCATGTCTAAAAAGTAAAGCAAGCGAAATAAAAATAATTGATATAAAAAGCTATTGACAACACAAAAAAAAAATGATATAATAATTTTGTAATTGTTACAAAAATAAATAGCTTTTAATAGGAGGGATGGAAATGAAAAAATACGTATGTACAGTATGTGGTTATATTTACGATCCAGAAGAAGGAGATCCTACAGCAGGAATACCAGCAGGAACATCATTTGATGATTTGCCAGAAGATTGGGTATGTCCAATGTGTGGTGTAGGTAAAGACATGTTTGAAGTTCAGGAATAAAACAAAAAAAACATCCCAGCTGGGATGTTTTTTTATTTCTTGAGTAAAAAATATTATTTTATTAATTTTTTTAAATATTGACCAGTGTAAGTATTAGCATTTATTATATCTTCTACACTTCCTTGTGCAATAATATATCCGCCTTTTTCCCCGCCTTCTGTGCCTAGATCAATAATGTAATCAGCATTTTTTATAACATCCAGATTATGTTCAATGATTATAACAGTATTACCCTTTTCCACCAATCTATGGAGAACCTCAATTAATTTCTTTACATCTTCAAAATGAAGACCAGTAG contains:
- a CDS encoding chemotaxis protein CheA is translated as MGEMDIYLNVFIEEANENLQRLNEELLELENNPENLEKVNEIFRVMHTFKGMAGTMGFDKIAKVSHRMENILDKIRKGETKVDSDLIDLLFKTLDALTESIADISNGGKGDLNALDDLISVLEKYTDTITKKNEADKEKNKESLPLESSEKLSHLDDITRESLKNLYLTAKEKNLNFFLITVRFNKDVQLKAARAFMILHKIDDLGGEVVYTNPSSQDIEDEKFDLEIELGVIINIPADDLRESLFSISEVESVAVNEFEPSDFEKQQQIFEGPKNNVDNQNNVSVEKSSEPKKKIQLQSVRVDIEKLDQLMNLMAELVISRSRITETLRKYEIKDVDESLANLSRITLDLQNIVMKIRMIPIAFVFNRFPRVVRDTAKKLGKEVNLVIEGEDTELDRTVVDEIGDPLIHLIRNSIDHGIEPVDERIKKGKPKIGTIKLSAWHEGDGVVITVEDDGKGLDREVIANKAVERGLVDPSMIQTMSDDEVFSFIFLPGFSTKQQATDLSGRGVGMDVVKTVVESLNGSVTISSKKDIGTKIIIRLPLTLSIIQVLLVTIDNFVYAIPIANIDTTQKVTDGDIRIVQGNEVFVLRGEVIPLIRLRNVFKMPKNDDGLSEKVVIVKTANRKYGVVVDTLLGQDDIVIKPLGKYLNSVKEFSGGAILGDGRIALILDITNLNEL
- a CDS encoding DUF3783 domain-containing protein, which encodes MYDEVKDTPVIILNGFNSDEINKIMKTIKNVDDLPRIIFATTTKTNVNWKIGDLINELRKEDLEVKKALKKALENKK
- a CDS encoding CinA family nicotinamide mononucleotide deamidase-related protein, with the translated sequence MVYIKISILSTGDELVEGDILNTTSKEISNILYSMGFEVSTHINVSDKKDDILSSLKFLFENNDVIIITGGLGSTNDDITKEVVAEFLNEKLVLNEKIYNNIIARYKKFGKTPNKFIKKQALLFENAKILKNDIGSAPGLYLTKNNKHYILLPGPPNEAIPMFKKYLNEIFSNFDAKKIPVKKIQFYNITESQLMSKLEKKLKNIKYSTKLELAIGPSIIFKDNPEKINDIVCFIEKNFSQNIVPNHFIKNLVEKLSFKNKTISTAESCTGGLVGKLITDIPGSSKVYKGSIIAYSNETKNKILNVDKNILEKYSAVSSEVVELMSKNIAQLLNTDFSISISGIAGPENSYNYPIGTVFFGFYNKIYDKIIIEKKIFSGNRAMIREKSAYYSLIRLLKLFL
- the rd gene encoding rubredoxin, with product MKKYVCTVCGYIYDPEEGDPTAGIPAGTSFDDLPEDWVCPMCGVGKDMFEVQE
- the glgX gene encoding glycogen debranching protein GlgX: METYFYYENPEKSLFLKTERGYPKLGVTVDSGGANFALFTENGKKVILELYQNFYDEEPSHIFELDPIKNKTGNIWHIYIHNVKHGQFYGWRVDGIYDPLNGLRFNKYKLLSDPYAKAISGSYNWDEDSVYGYDKTSPLLDLSFSTIDSAKSPTKSIVIDDSVYDWEDDIHPRIPLKDLVIYELNVRLFTMNPNSNVKSKGSFDGIIEKLYHLKELGVNAIELMPIFEFNPNSIIRNNPITGERLKDVWGYNPLSFFAVTGNYSNGLKIGEQVFLFKDFVKTLHKEGFEVILDVVYNHTGEGNELGPTLSFRGIDNPVYYILNKNKRYYENYSGCGNTFNCNHTVVKNLIIDSLRYWVTEMHVDGFRFDLASILGRDPHGNWIGDLSLLKDIAEDPVIFGSKLIAEGWDAAGGYFLGAFPERWAEWNGKFRDSVRRFVRGDEGLVAEIACRIAGSEDLYGNKSPVASVNFITSHDGFTLWDLVSYNEKHNEENGEKNNDGSNDNYSFNYGIEGETNDENIIKIRKKQIKNFFTILMISQGTPMIYMGDEFCRTQYGNNNAYCQDTIKNWVDWKRKEDFSDIFKFVKKLINFRKSHHTLRREHFFTGKDYSGDGIPDITWHGVKLNQPDFSHYSKSLAFMISGIDFVDQSLPPDNDVYIALNFYEKELKFELPVLHNKNWFRVIDTHFESPNDFLDFPQKVSNYYVVKSKSIIVLISK